Sequence from the Kineosporiaceae bacterium genome:
CGTGGCCGGGATCCGGGTGGGGGAGAGGTTCTCGGCGATCAGCTCGACGAACCCCAGCCGGTCGACGAGCTGCGCGACGTAGTCGGCGATCTCGGGCCGCCAGCCGAGGCCGAGCGGCGGCCGGACGGCGAGGGGTGGGTCAGCCACCGCATCCGCCGCCACCACAGCCTCCACCTCCGCCGTCCCCACCGGAGGAGCCGCCATCGCCACCGGAGGAGCCGTCAGCACCCGACCCGCTCGATCCACTCGAATCGGTGCCGGTCCAGACCCATGGGGTGTCGGCCGCCGAGAAGGCGGCGATGGTCCCGGCAGCCGCCAGCCGCTCGTGCTCGATGTCGGTGAACAGCCCCCAGCTCTCGATCCCCACCCATCCCGCCAGGGCCACGGTCAGCGCCGCGGTGGAGGCGAGGGCGGGGCCGGTCAGGTCGGGCCGCCCCGAGACGGCATGACGATCCCGGAGCCGGGTGAGGCTTGCTGCCAACCGTGGATGCTGGCGGCGCACCACGAGCAGGCGCACCGTGCCGCCCGCGACCACCGCCAGGATCAGCAGCAACCAGCCCACCGGCTTGTGGTTGGCCGCCCCGGCGATGAGCCGGACCACGCCGAGGGCCAGGATCGCCACCATCGGCCACACCCCGGCGCGCGCCCGGCGGCGCACCATCTCGGGCAGCAGTGCCCCGGTTCGCTCGGCGGTGTCGTGCAACGCGCGGAGCTGCGTGGCGACCGCGGGGTGATCGGGCAGCCGGTCGTACGGCTCGCCCGCGGCCATCGCCCCGAGGACGGCGTCCTCGAACGGGCCGGCCTCGTGGGTCGGGGCGGAGGTGGTGGTCAGTACCCAGCGGCCGGGTTCGATCGTGGGCTCGATCCGGCCCGACAGCCGCAGTCGCACCACGGCCGTCTGCAGGGCACGGGCCGGACCACCGCTGAGATAGGCCAACAGCGTCGGGTCGTTCTCGTTCAGGCTCGGTTCGGACGGCCGTTCGGCCAACGCCGAGCCGCGCAACCGGAAGGCGATCACGGCGACCAGGGCGGCGAGCACGGCGTAGCCGAGCAGGAAGGTCGGCCCGCTGATTCCCCAGGTGTTCGTCATGACTCCCTCACCGTCCGATCCCTCATGATCCCCGATGGTCGGGCCGCGCAGTACCCCCGTGCAACGCCGTGATGGGCCAGCGGGTTTCCGCTGACCCGCGGTTCAGTGCGACAGCGGCGGCAGCTTGCGGTGGGCCAGCCAACGATCGGCGACCTCGGCCACCGGGGCCTTGGTGAACCGGGTCAGGTGTTTGACGAACCTCGGGGTGTCGACCAGGCCGTAGCGGTGCTCGGTGGTCCACCCGCGCAGGGCATCGAAGAACGGGCCGTCGCCCATGGCGGCCCGCAGCGCGTGCAACGTCAGCGCGCCGCGCTTGTAGACCCGATCGTCGAACATGAGCTTCGGCCCCGGGTCGGCCAACAGCAGGTCCTGGGGCAGCTTGGCCAGGCGGGCATGGTGGGTCCGCGCGTGCTTGTCGGCGCTCGGCCCGCCGCCGGCCTGCGACCACAGCCACTCGCTGTAGCAGGCGAAGCCCTCGTGCAGCCAGATGTCACGCCAGTGCGAGGCCGTCAGCGAGTTGCCGAACCACTGGTGGGCCAACTCGTGGGCCACCAGGCGTTCGTTCTCCCACCCGGCGACGGCGTGGTTGGCCCCGAAGCTCGACAACCCCTGCGCCTCGAGCGGGATCTCCAGCTCGTCGTCGGTGATCACCGCGCGGTAGCTGCCGAACGGGTACGGCCCGAACAGGTCCGCGAACGTGGTGAGCATCTGCCCCTGCCGCGCGAACGCCGTCCCGGTACCGACCTTGACCCGGCGCGGGTGCACCAGCTGCACGCCCACCTTGGCGCCGGAGGCCTTCACACACCCGAGATCGGTCACCGTGTAGCGGCCGATCTGCACGCTCATCAGATAGCTCGACGTCGGCTCGCGCTGCTCGTAGGTCCAGGTCGTGGACCCGCCGCGGGTGCGTCGTCCGGTCAGTTCGCCGGAGGCAGCCACGTGGTAGGCCTCGGCGGTGGTCAGGGCCAGCCGGTAGCTCGCCTTGTCGTCCAGCCGGTCGTTGCACGGGAACCAGGACGGCGCGCCGTGCGGTTGCGAGCCGACCAGGACGCCGTCGGTCAGCTCCTCCCAGCCGGCGGCACCGTCGATGCCCATCATCGGTGTCGGCTTGCCGGAGTAGGTGATCCGGACGGCGAACTCGGCCCCGCTCTGGCGTTCCTCGCGCAGCCGGACGACGAGCCGCCCGCCCCGATGCGTGTGGCGGGCCGGGGGTTTGCCGTCGACGAGCACCTTGCCGACGTGCAGTCCGGCCAGGTCGATCGCCAGCTCACGC
This genomic interval carries:
- a CDS encoding M1 family metallopeptidase; translated protein: MPQRDYVPGHGDRRYAVRHYDLELTYKVPTNHLAGTATLTVRALEAVRELAIDLAGLHVGKVLVDGKPPARHTHRGGRLVVRLREERQSGAEFAVRITYSGKPTPMMGIDGAAGWEELTDGVLVGSQPHGAPSWFPCNDRLDDKASYRLALTTAEAYHVAASGELTGRRTRGGSTTWTYEQREPTSSYLMSVQIGRYTVTDLGCVKASGAKVGVQLVHPRRVKVGTGTAFARQGQMLTTFADLFGPYPFGSYRAVITDDELEIPLEAQGLSSFGANHAVAGWENERLVAHELAHQWFGNSLTASHWRDIWLHEGFACYSEWLWSQAGGGPSADKHARTHHARLAKLPQDLLLADPGPKLMFDDRVYKRGALTLHALRAAMGDGPFFDALRGWTTEHRYGLVDTPRFVKHLTRFTKAPVAEVADRWLAHRKLPPLSH
- a CDS encoding TIGR04222 domain-containing membrane protein, which codes for MTNTWGISGPTFLLGYAVLAALVAVIAFRLRGSALAERPSEPSLNENDPTLLAYLSGGPARALQTAVVRLRLSGRIEPTIEPGRWVLTTTSAPTHEAGPFEDAVLGAMAAGEPYDRLPDHPAVATQLRALHDTAERTGALLPEMVRRRARAGVWPMVAILALGVVRLIAGAANHKPVGWLLLILAVVAGGTVRLLVVRRQHPRLAASLTRLRDRHAVSGRPDLTGPALASTAALTVALAGWVGIESWGLFTDIEHERLAAAGTIAAFSAADTPWVWTGTDSSGSSGSGADGSSGGDGGSSGGDGGGGGCGGGGCGG